The following proteins are encoded in a genomic region of Vigna radiata var. radiata cultivar VC1973A unplaced genomic scaffold, Vradiata_ver6 scaffold_7, whole genome shotgun sequence:
- the LOC106753802 gene encoding uncharacterized protein LOC106753802: protein MGSLVYQVISSAAFLTLGMYHLISTTRNYLKSPHTYVAKPFHPFPYPRRLQLYFLIFALLVAIAHDLLISVDADPLLRGATPVHLLLSLQSAATLFLFLLLALALLLADSSPSILPLPAELAFALASGLFLLHSALASARAALQTSSIEAKCLSVSASLSSISALLCLLLAALPRLFPADAALAATFCLRGLWSLQTGLSLYADAFIPDGCHRLLDVKSGVEGSTQCDLDESKFRAVAILDLAFLIHAIFVVLLLLITYALVARSVGLRRLGSYEALPTATSSLDANHSHIQMKALTGTQA, encoded by the coding sequence ATGGGGAGTCTAGTGTATCAAGTGATTTCCTCCGCTGCATTTCTCACGCTTGGGATGTACCACCTCATCAGTACCACGCGCAACTACCTCAAATCGCCTCACACCTACGTCGCCAAACCCTTCCACCCCTTCCCCTACCCTCGCCGCCTCCAGCTCTACTTCCTCATTTTCGCCCTCCTCGTCGCCATCGCCCACGACCTCCTCATCTCCGTCGACGCCGACCCCTTGCTCCGCGGCGCCACTCCCGTCCACCTCCTCCTCTCCCTGCAGTCCGCCGCCAcgctcttcctcttcctcctcctcgcCCTCGCCCTTCTCCTCGCCGACTCCTCCCCTTCCATCCTCCCCCTCCCCGCCGAACTCGCCTTTGCCCTTGCCTCCGGCCTCTTCCTCCTCCACTCCGCCCTTGCCTCCGCTCGCGCAGCACTTCAGACCTCCTCCATCGAGGCCAAGTGCCTCTCCGTCTCCGCCAGCCTCTCCTCCATCTCCGCACTCCTCTGCCTCCTCCTTGCCGCCCTCCCCCGTCTCTTCCCCGCCGACGCCGCTCTCGCCGCCACCTTCTGCCTTCGCGGCCTCTGGTCTCTGCAGACCGGCCTCTCCCTCTATGCCGACGCCTTCATCCCCGACGGCTGCCACCGCCTTCTCGACGTCAAGAGCGGCGTCGAGGGATCCACGCAGTGCGATCTCGACGAGTCTAAGTTCCGCGCCGTTGCGATTCTCGATCTGGCGTTCCTGATCCACGCCATCTTCGTCGTTCTTCTCTTGCTCATAACCTACGCGCTCGTCGCCAGGAGCGTTGGTCTGAGAAGGCTCGGATCCTATGAAGCGCTGCCCACCGCGACTTCATCTTTGGACGCCAACCACAGCCATATTCAGATGAAGGCCTTGACGGGCACCCAGGCTTGA